The following proteins come from a genomic window of Yinghuangia sp. ASG 101:
- a CDS encoding HNH endonuclease signature motif containing protein → MRIGTPRLTHTCGSAAETSATGQRLRRALAEIGREYKCTTCGIRGTWNGQPITLAVDHINGDWRDHRAENLRYLCPNCHSQTDTYRGHARKAATSPVENQRDGS, encoded by the coding sequence GTGCGAATCGGTACACCAAGGTTGACGCATACGTGCGGAAGCGCTGCCGAGACTTCGGCAACGGGCCAGCGGCTGCGTCGAGCACTGGCCGAAATCGGCCGCGAGTACAAATGCACCACGTGCGGCATTCGCGGGACCTGGAACGGCCAGCCCATCACGCTTGCGGTGGACCATATCAACGGCGACTGGCGGGACCACCGCGCAGAGAACCTGCGCTATCTTTGCCCCAACTGTCACAGCCAGACGGATACTTACCGGGGGCACGCCCGCAAGGCAGCAACGTCGCCCGTGGAGAATCAGCGAGACGGCAGTTGA
- a CDS encoding energy-coupling factor ABC transporter ATP-binding protein, with product MGDPNTAADPNTGADPAAAGGEAAAGVVPPSLEVSGLAFAYPDGQQALFGVDLRIGRGERVALLGPNGAGKTTLVLHLNGILSADTGTGQGTVRVAGLEVAKPNLGEIRRRVGIVFQDPDDQLFMPTVREDVAFGPANLGMRGAALDERVAEALASVGMAEFADRPPHHLSFGQRRRVAVATVLAMRPEILVLDEPSSNLDPASRRELAEIVGRLDVTVLMVTHDLPFALELCERSLVLSGGVIAADGPTRRLLADAALMEAHRLELPYGFARLDCERCAPAAGGVPRPVGDAAAPCEHG from the coding sequence ATGGGCGATCCGAACACCGCGGCCGATCCGAACACCGGTGCCGATCCGGCCGCCGCCGGGGGCGAGGCCGCCGCGGGGGTCGTACCGCCGTCGTTGGAGGTGTCCGGGCTGGCGTTCGCGTACCCCGACGGCCAGCAGGCGCTCTTCGGTGTCGACCTGCGCATCGGGCGGGGTGAGCGGGTGGCGCTGCTCGGGCCGAACGGAGCCGGCAAGACGACGCTGGTCCTGCACCTGAACGGGATTTTGTCGGCCGACACCGGCACCGGGCAGGGCACGGTGCGGGTCGCGGGCCTGGAGGTCGCGAAGCCGAACCTGGGCGAGATCCGGCGCCGGGTGGGGATCGTGTTCCAGGACCCGGACGACCAGCTGTTCATGCCGACGGTGCGCGAGGACGTCGCGTTCGGCCCGGCGAACCTGGGGATGCGCGGCGCGGCGTTGGACGAGCGGGTCGCCGAGGCGCTGGCGTCGGTGGGCATGGCGGAGTTCGCGGACCGGCCGCCGCACCATCTGAGCTTCGGCCAGCGTCGGCGCGTCGCGGTGGCGACGGTGCTGGCGATGCGCCCCGAGATCCTGGTGTTGGACGAGCCGTCGTCGAACCTGGATCCGGCGAGCCGCCGCGAACTGGCCGAGATCGTGGGGCGCCTGGACGTGACGGTGCTGATGGTCACGCACGACCTGCCGTTCGCGTTGGAGCTGTGCGAACGGTCGCTGGTGCTGTCCGGCGGGGTGATCGCGGCCGACGGCCCGACGCGGCGGCTGCTCGCCGACGCGGCGCTGATGGAGGCCCACCGCCTGGAGCTGCCGTACGGCTTCGCGCGGCTGGATTGCGAGCGCTGCGCCCCGGCGGCGGGGGGTGTGCCGCGGCCCGTCGGCGACGCCGCGGCACCGTGCGAACACGGCTGA
- a CDS encoding RICIN domain-containing protein — protein sequence MPTGTTYHVTAGGKALDVYGGKKDAKTPIILYTPKPAQDNQQWTLRDAGKGMVTLVARNSGKCLDIRGGKAVQDDCGAAAQQWKMQASGGGFVLVSRDGKQALGTGGKEQGQQGLKLVSVKSGLVWSFQALG from the coding sequence GTGCCGACCGGCACGACGTACCACGTCACCGCGGGCGGCAAGGCCCTGGACGTGTACGGCGGCAAGAAGGACGCGAAAACCCCGATCATCCTGTACACCCCCAAACCGGCCCAGGACAACCAGCAGTGGACGCTGCGGGACGCCGGCAAGGGGATGGTGACGCTGGTCGCGCGGAACAGCGGCAAGTGCCTCGACATCCGCGGCGGCAAGGCCGTCCAGGACGACTGCGGCGCCGCGGCGCAGCAGTGGAAAATGCAGGCGAGCGGCGGCGGCTTCGTGCTGGTCAGCCGGGACGGCAAGCAGGCACTCGGCACGGGCGGCAAGGAACAGGGCCAGCAGGGCCTGAAGCTGGTGTCGGTGAAGTCGGGGCTCGTCTGGTCGTTCCAGGCGCTCGGATAG
- a CDS encoding LLM class flavin-dependent oxidoreductase: MDVDPQASGTPPQQTEPSDPTAPDGAPMPAIPLSVLDVAPVGTGYTATEALRTTTELARRAERWGYHRFWVAEHHNMPGIASSSPPVLLAHLAAHTSTLRLGSGGVMLPNHAPLVVAEQFGTLQALHPGRIDIGLGRAPGTDQATARALRRSAEALSAEDFPQQLGELIAFLTDGFRDGHPYQRIQAVPGPASGIEPGGEHDATRAPIWLLGSSGYSARLAGMLGLPFAFAHHFSGEHTLPALELYRRSFQPSEDLKEPYAMIAAGVIAADTDEEATRLGRSQALAMLRLRQGRPGLQPSPEEADAYPWTPAEADFVSAYQKQHVTGGPDRVRRGLRELVERTRVDELMVISNVHGHAARLTSYEIIARVWGLPGVE, encoded by the coding sequence ATGGACGTGGATCCTCAAGCGTCCGGAACGCCTCCCCAGCAGACCGAGCCCAGCGACCCGACGGCACCCGACGGGGCGCCCATGCCCGCGATCCCGTTGTCCGTGCTCGACGTCGCGCCGGTCGGCACCGGATACACCGCGACCGAGGCGCTGCGGACCACGACCGAGCTGGCCCGGCGCGCCGAGCGCTGGGGCTACCACCGCTTCTGGGTGGCCGAGCACCACAACATGCCCGGTATCGCGAGTTCGTCGCCGCCGGTGCTCCTCGCGCACCTGGCCGCGCACACGTCCACACTGCGGCTCGGCTCCGGCGGCGTCATGCTGCCGAACCACGCGCCGCTCGTCGTCGCCGAGCAGTTCGGCACGCTTCAGGCGCTGCACCCGGGGCGGATAGACATCGGGCTGGGCCGGGCGCCCGGCACCGACCAGGCGACCGCGCGGGCGCTGCGCCGCAGTGCGGAGGCGTTGTCGGCGGAGGACTTCCCGCAGCAGCTGGGCGAGCTGATCGCGTTCCTGACCGACGGATTCCGGGACGGTCACCCCTACCAGCGCATCCAGGCGGTACCCGGCCCGGCGTCGGGCATCGAGCCCGGCGGGGAGCACGACGCGACGCGCGCGCCGATCTGGTTGCTGGGATCGAGCGGCTACAGCGCGCGGCTGGCCGGGATGCTGGGCCTGCCGTTCGCGTTCGCGCACCACTTCAGCGGCGAACACACGCTGCCCGCACTGGAGTTGTATCGCAGGAGCTTCCAGCCGTCGGAGGATCTGAAGGAGCCGTACGCGATGATCGCGGCCGGTGTCATCGCCGCCGACACCGATGAGGAAGCCACGCGGCTCGGGCGGTCCCAGGCGCTCGCGATGCTGCGGTTGCGGCAGGGGCGGCCGGGGTTGCAGCCCAGCCCGGAGGAGGCCGACGCGTACCCGTGGACGCCGGCCGAGGCGGACTTCGTCTCCGCGTACCAGAAGCAGCACGTCACCGGCGGCCCCGATCGGGTGCGGCGCGGTCTGCGCGAGCTGGTGGAGCGGACCCGGGTGGACGAGCTGATGGTGATCAGCAATGTGCACGGCCACGCGGCGCGGCTGACGTCGTACGAGATCATCGCGCGGGTGTGGGGGCTGCCGGGGGTGGAGTGA
- the cbiQ gene encoding cobalt ECF transporter T component CbiQ encodes MGAGHAHDLYRPGDSPLHRLPPHCKVVAVVVFVFAVVATPREAYWAFGAYALLLAVAAAVGRVPAGYVARRVVVEIPFVVFALALPFLATGPKTEFLGLTVSHSGLLGAWNILAKGTLGVVASILLAATTTVRDLLLGLERLRMPQLLVQIMQFMVRYTTVIAGEMGRMRVARESRGFQAKDVRQLPVVAKSAGALFIRSYERGERVHLAMLSRGYTGTMPVIVDVRANRAQWGAAAVLPAVAAVVCAAAWAGAG; translated from the coding sequence ATGGGCGCGGGCCACGCACACGATCTCTACCGGCCCGGCGATTCGCCGCTGCACCGCCTGCCGCCGCACTGCAAGGTCGTCGCCGTCGTGGTGTTCGTCTTCGCGGTGGTGGCGACGCCGCGCGAGGCGTACTGGGCGTTCGGCGCGTACGCGCTGCTGCTGGCGGTCGCCGCGGCGGTCGGCAGGGTTCCGGCCGGGTACGTCGCGCGGCGGGTCGTGGTGGAGATCCCGTTCGTGGTGTTCGCGCTCGCGCTGCCGTTCCTCGCGACCGGGCCGAAGACGGAATTCCTCGGGCTGACCGTCAGCCACAGCGGTCTGCTGGGCGCGTGGAACATCCTCGCGAAGGGCACGCTGGGCGTGGTCGCGTCGATCCTGCTCGCGGCGACGACGACGGTGCGCGACCTGCTGCTCGGCCTGGAGCGCCTGCGGATGCCGCAACTCCTCGTGCAGATCATGCAGTTCATGGTGCGCTACACCACGGTGATCGCCGGCGAGATGGGCCGCATGCGGGTGGCACGCGAGTCGCGCGGCTTCCAGGCGAAGGACGTACGGCAGCTGCCGGTCGTCGCGAAGTCGGCGGGGGCGCTCTTCATCCGCTCCTACGAGCGCGGCGAGCGCGTGCACCTCGCGATGTTGTCACGCGGCTACACCGGGACGATGCCGGTGATCGTCGACGTGCGCGCGAACCGGGCGCAGTGGGGTGCGGCGGCGGTGCTGCCGGCGGTGGCCGCGGTGGTCTGCGCGGCGGCGTGGGCGGGTGCGGGGTGA
- a CDS encoding molybdopterin-dependent oxidoreductase, with product MPLSPATKRVLRTEGPAALNGVLAAGLAVAATEFTAAFVRREAAPLVTVGQSVIDRTPRDVKEWAVRQFGTDDKLVLRIAVGVVLLIFAALIGMLARRWLWTGVAGVAVLGVVTVGAAVSRPADRDTDVIPAIVGAVVGAVAIVLLTRPDLVRLPRRARTPAAEPPEEPAADGPPTEASGPGEDTGLADPPPAVPAGSTAVPAASPLTPSRRTLLLGSVGAGAVLAGLGRWLQNIRFDVGKSRANVVLPAPVAPAPAPAAGTDLGLPGLSPYVTPNKSFYRIDTALVVPEIRAEDWKLRIHGKVDREIEIDFATLSARPTIERDITLACVSNDVGGEYVGNARWLGVPLADLLREAGVHPDADQLVSRSFDGMTIGTPTATVMDGRDAILAIGMNGEPLPIRHGFPVRMVVPGLYGYVSACKWITEIEATTFADYDAYWVQRGWAEHGPIKTQSRIDTPKNMSKVARGRVPVAGVAWAQHTGIANVEIQIDDEPWQQAQLAAENTVDTWRQFVWYWNAKPGPHRIRVRATDRTGAVQTDEEQGVAPDGATGWHTISMTIT from the coding sequence GTGCCACTCTCTCCGGCCACCAAGCGGGTCCTGCGCACGGAAGGACCCGCCGCCCTCAACGGCGTCCTCGCCGCCGGCCTCGCCGTCGCCGCGACCGAGTTCACCGCCGCGTTCGTCCGCCGCGAGGCCGCGCCCCTCGTCACCGTCGGACAGTCGGTCATCGACCGCACCCCGCGGGACGTCAAGGAGTGGGCGGTCCGCCAGTTCGGCACCGACGACAAACTCGTCCTCCGCATCGCCGTCGGCGTCGTCCTGCTGATCTTCGCCGCCCTCATCGGCATGCTCGCCCGTCGATGGCTCTGGACCGGCGTCGCCGGCGTCGCCGTCCTCGGCGTCGTGACGGTCGGCGCGGCCGTCTCGCGCCCCGCCGACCGCGACACCGACGTCATCCCCGCGATCGTGGGCGCGGTCGTCGGCGCCGTCGCGATCGTGCTGCTCACCCGGCCCGATCTCGTACGCCTCCCGCGCCGGGCACGGACCCCGGCCGCCGAGCCGCCCGAGGAACCGGCCGCCGACGGGCCTCCGACCGAGGCGTCCGGCCCGGGCGAGGACACCGGCTTGGCCGACCCGCCGCCCGCCGTCCCCGCGGGCAGCACCGCCGTGCCGGCCGCTTCTCCCCTCACGCCGTCGCGCCGCACCCTCCTCCTCGGCTCGGTCGGCGCGGGTGCCGTCCTCGCCGGGCTCGGCCGCTGGCTGCAGAACATCCGCTTCGACGTCGGCAAGTCCCGCGCCAACGTCGTCCTTCCCGCGCCCGTCGCACCCGCGCCCGCGCCCGCCGCCGGGACCGACCTCGGGCTGCCGGGCCTGAGCCCGTACGTCACCCCGAACAAGTCCTTCTACCGGATCGACACCGCGCTGGTTGTTCCCGAAATCCGCGCCGAGGACTGGAAGCTGCGCATCCACGGCAAGGTCGACCGGGAGATCGAGATCGACTTCGCCACGCTCAGCGCCCGCCCCACGATCGAGCGCGACATCACGCTGGCCTGCGTCTCCAACGACGTCGGCGGCGAATACGTCGGCAACGCCCGCTGGCTCGGCGTCCCCCTGGCCGACCTGCTCCGCGAGGCCGGCGTCCACCCGGACGCCGACCAGCTCGTCAGCCGCTCCTTCGACGGCATGACGATCGGTACGCCCACCGCCACCGTCATGGACGGCCGCGACGCGATCCTCGCCATCGGCATGAACGGCGAACCCCTGCCGATACGCCACGGCTTCCCGGTCCGCATGGTCGTCCCCGGCCTGTACGGCTACGTCTCCGCCTGCAAGTGGATCACCGAGATCGAGGCGACGACCTTCGCCGACTACGACGCCTACTGGGTCCAGCGCGGCTGGGCCGAACACGGCCCGATCAAGACCCAGTCGCGCATCGACACCCCCAAGAACATGTCCAAGGTCGCGCGCGGGCGCGTCCCCGTCGCCGGCGTCGCCTGGGCCCAGCACACCGGCATCGCCAACGTCGAGATCCAGATCGACGACGAGCCATGGCAACAAGCTCAACTCGCCGCCGAGAACACCGTCGACACCTGGCGTCAGTTCGTCTGGTACTGGAACGCCAAACCGGGCCCCCACCGCATCCGCGTTCGCGCGACAGACAGAACGGGGGCGGTCCAGACGGACGAGGAGCAGGGTGTGGCACCGGATGGGGCGACGGGGTGGCACACGATCTCGATGACGATTACGTGA
- a CDS encoding DMT family transporter — protein sequence MAWLLLVVAGLLEVAWAVGLKYTEGFTRLVPSVLTGLGIAGSMLLLSIAARSLPIGTAYGVWVGIGAVGSGLVGIVVLGEPATAARIFFLVLMAVAIVGLKATGSGH from the coding sequence ATGGCGTGGTTGCTGCTGGTCGTCGCGGGTCTGCTGGAAGTGGCGTGGGCGGTCGGGCTCAAGTACACCGAGGGTTTCACGCGGCTGGTGCCGAGCGTGCTGACCGGCCTCGGGATCGCCGGGAGCATGCTGCTGCTGTCGATCGCCGCGCGCTCGCTGCCGATCGGGACGGCGTACGGCGTCTGGGTGGGCATCGGCGCGGTGGGTTCCGGGCTGGTGGGGATCGTGGTGCTCGGTGAGCCGGCGACGGCGGCCCGGATCTTCTTCCTGGTGCTCATGGCCGTCGCGATCGTCGGGCTGAAGGCCACCGGGTCAGGTCACTGA
- a CDS encoding GroES family chaperonin yields MLHDRVLVRQDTGEGDRRSSGGILIPATAQVGKRLAWAEVIAVGQNVRSVELGDRVLFDPEDRAEVEVRGVAYVLLRERDLHAVAAERVEESGETTGLYL; encoded by the coding sequence ATGCTGCACGATCGCGTGCTGGTGCGCCAGGACACCGGTGAGGGCGACCGCCGGTCGAGCGGGGGGATCTTGATCCCGGCGACCGCGCAGGTCGGCAAGAGGCTGGCGTGGGCGGAGGTGATCGCGGTGGGGCAGAACGTCCGTTCCGTCGAGCTCGGCGACCGGGTGTTGTTCGACCCCGAGGACCGGGCCGAGGTCGAGGTCCGGGGCGTCGCGTACGTGCTGCTGCGCGAGCGCGACCTGCACGCCGTGGCCGCGGAACGGGTCGAGGAGTCGGGTGAGACGACCGGCCTGTATCTGTGA
- the bcp gene encoding thioredoxin-dependent thiol peroxidase yields the protein MSERLQPGDAAPAFALKNADGDEVTLASYQGRKVIVYFYPAALTPGCTKQACDFTDNLTLLADAGYDVVGISPDKPEKLDKFRQKESLSVTLLSDPDKATLTAYGAFGEKTMYGKKVTGVIRSTFVVDEDGRIQNALYNVRATGHVAKLLKDLKIAA from the coding sequence GTGAGCGAACGACTCCAACCCGGCGACGCCGCCCCCGCCTTCGCCCTCAAGAACGCCGATGGCGACGAGGTCACCCTCGCCTCCTACCAGGGGCGCAAGGTGATCGTGTACTTCTACCCGGCCGCCCTCACCCCCGGCTGCACCAAGCAGGCCTGCGACTTCACCGACAACCTCACCCTCCTCGCCGACGCCGGCTACGACGTCGTCGGCATCTCCCCCGACAAGCCGGAAAAGCTCGACAAATTCCGCCAGAAGGAATCCCTGTCGGTCACCCTCCTCTCCGACCCCGACAAGGCGACCCTCACCGCGTACGGGGCGTTCGGCGAGAAGACCATGTACGGCAAGAAGGTCACCGGCGTGATCCGCTCCACCTTCGTCGTCGACGAAGACGGCAGGATCCAAAACGCCCTGTACAACGTCCGCGCCACCGGCCACGTCGCCAAACTCCTCAAAGACCTCAAAATCGCCGCCTGA
- a CDS encoding DUF3618 domain-containing protein — MTVQAKHSRVEPVSSGSTRDEGKAVSRTPEEIEAEIERARANLAVTLDELVDRVKPANVARRTSEKVRAQFVDSETGAPRVDRIAPVAGGVVGVVVLVVLLKRRGRKKK; from the coding sequence GTGACGGTCCAGGCGAAGCACTCGCGGGTGGAGCCGGTGAGCAGCGGTTCGACGCGGGATGAAGGGAAGGCCGTGTCGCGCACCCCGGAGGAGATCGAGGCGGAGATCGAGCGCGCCCGCGCGAATCTGGCGGTGACGCTGGACGAGCTGGTCGATCGTGTGAAGCCCGCGAATGTGGCGCGGCGGACCTCGGAGAAGGTCCGTGCGCAGTTCGTCGACAGTGAGACGGGCGCGCCGCGGGTGGACCGGATCGCACCGGTCGCGGGTGGCGTGGTCGGCGTCGTGGTGCTGGTGGTGCTGCTGAAGCGGCGGGGCCGGAAGAAGAAGTAG
- a CDS encoding ABC transporter ATP-binding protein gives MSARASDDDADEAAREAEAEAAGDAGPDQALGRARAGDARRLLRSLLRPYRGLTALVVVVAIVEQLAFLAGPLLIGLAIDRAVPDAAAGDNSTLVVIVVAYALCGFLTAGAEFAFQVTAARLSQGFLRDLRRRVFTHAQRLGLDFHERYTAGRIVARATGDIDTVRELLDDGVDGLAGALLTFWFSLAFLFFLDAPLALLVVVGLVPIGLATRWYARGSAAAFRRTRTTSAAMTTQYIETFNGIRAVQAYRREPRNAGIFRALNRRYTEANTETIVLFSRFAPLMLLVGNLTLIAAIVIGAFRVADGGLELGVLAAFALYIKRMYDPLDELALFLNTYQSAAAGLEKIAGLLAHEPAVADPARPTHLPERSGKGRTVTFDKVRFGYRDGPPVLPCVDLEIPRGQTVALVGATGAGKSTLAKVLARFYDPTSGAVRLDGVDIRALTIPRLRGELTMVTQESFLFSGSVADNIALGRPDATRAEIEEVARALGAHDFIAALPDGFDTDVRKRGARLSAGQRQLVAFARVLLADPAVLILDEATSSLDIPGERAVQRALATVLDGRTAVVIAHRLSTVEIADRVLVIDDGRVVEDGSPAELVAAGAGGRFGALHKAWRDSLA, from the coding sequence ATCAGCGCACGGGCCTCCGACGACGACGCGGACGAGGCGGCCCGCGAGGCCGAGGCGGAGGCCGCGGGCGACGCCGGCCCGGACCAGGCCCTCGGCCGGGCCCGGGCGGGCGACGCGCGCCGCCTGCTGCGCTCCCTGCTGAGGCCGTACCGCGGCCTGACCGCCCTGGTCGTGGTCGTGGCGATCGTCGAGCAACTCGCCTTCCTCGCCGGGCCGCTGCTGATCGGGCTGGCGATCGACCGGGCGGTGCCGGACGCGGCGGCGGGCGACAACTCCACGCTCGTCGTCATCGTGGTGGCGTACGCACTGTGCGGATTCCTCACCGCGGGAGCGGAGTTCGCGTTCCAGGTCACCGCGGCACGGCTCAGCCAAGGTTTCCTGCGCGACCTGCGCCGCCGCGTCTTCACGCACGCGCAGCGCCTCGGCCTCGACTTCCACGAGCGCTACACCGCGGGCCGCATCGTGGCGCGCGCGACCGGCGACATCGACACCGTGCGGGAGTTGCTCGACGACGGCGTCGACGGTCTCGCCGGCGCGCTGCTGACGTTCTGGTTCTCGCTGGCGTTCCTGTTCTTCCTCGACGCGCCGCTGGCCCTGCTGGTCGTCGTCGGCCTCGTGCCGATCGGCCTCGCGACCCGCTGGTACGCCCGCGGTTCCGCCGCGGCCTTCCGCCGCACGCGCACCACCAGCGCGGCGATGACCACGCAGTACATCGAGACGTTCAACGGCATCCGCGCGGTCCAGGCGTACCGCCGCGAACCGCGCAACGCCGGGATCTTCCGCGCCCTGAACCGTCGTTACACCGAGGCGAACACCGAAACCATCGTGCTGTTCTCGCGGTTCGCCCCGCTCATGCTGCTCGTCGGCAACCTCACGCTGATCGCCGCCATCGTCATCGGCGCGTTCCGGGTGGCCGACGGCGGCCTCGAACTGGGCGTGCTCGCCGCCTTCGCCCTCTACATCAAGCGCATGTACGACCCGCTCGACGAACTCGCGCTGTTCCTCAACACCTACCAGTCCGCGGCGGCCGGCCTGGAGAAGATCGCGGGCCTGCTCGCCCACGAACCCGCCGTCGCGGACCCCGCGCGGCCGACCCACCTGCCGGAGCGCTCCGGCAAGGGGCGCACGGTCACCTTCGACAAGGTCCGGTTCGGCTACCGCGACGGCCCGCCGGTGCTGCCGTGCGTCGACCTGGAGATCCCGCGCGGCCAGACCGTCGCCCTGGTGGGCGCGACCGGGGCCGGCAAGTCGACGCTCGCCAAGGTACTCGCCCGGTTCTACGACCCCACGTCCGGCGCGGTGCGCCTGGACGGCGTCGACATCCGCGCGTTGACGATCCCCCGGCTGCGCGGCGAACTGACGATGGTCACCCAGGAGTCGTTCCTGTTCTCCGGGTCCGTCGCCGACAACATCGCCCTCGGGCGGCCGGACGCCACGCGCGCCGAGATCGAGGAGGTCGCGCGGGCGCTCGGCGCCCACGACTTCATCGCCGCGCTGCCGGACGGATTCGACACCGACGTCCGCAAACGCGGCGCGCGGCTGTCCGCCGGTCAGCGCCAACTCGTGGCGTTCGCCCGGGTGTTGCTCGCGGACCCGGCGGTGCTGATCCTGGACGAGGCGACGTCGTCGCTCGACATCCCCGGCGAACGCGCCGTCCAGCGGGCGCTGGCCACGGTGTTGGACGGCCGTACCGCCGTCGTCATCGCCCACCGCCTGTCCACCGTGGAGATCGCCGACCGCGTGCTCGTGATCGACGACGGCCGCGTCGTGGAGGACGGCTCGCCGGCCGAACTGGTCGCGGCCGGTGCCGGGGGACGGTTCGGCGCGCTGCACAAGGCGTGGCGCGACTCCCTGGCCTGA
- a CDS encoding ABC transporter ATP-binding protein has product MADPTPVTSSRSTRPAPSTVATLLRLRPFVRPARRRLIGAALTALAATCSGLTIPLLVARVVDGPVADHDTAALWPWVALLALLGAMEVFFFWARRALTARALPRVEETMRNTLYEHLQTRPVAFHDTWQSGQLLSRATRDLNELRSFLSFIVVFLFVNSATFLVGSVMLVILHPLLGLVVTAIAVPVVAFSVVFERRYRVVARRAQDQAGDVATVMEESVLGIRVLKAFGRHRAMDRRFHTLTGELRATELRKARMVGIVWAFLIAVPEIAVAVALLLGVGEVADGAMTSGELVAFFAIVMYLRWPVESLGWLLAASTDAAAAAGRYFEVLDADGELPERDRPIDPVRVAGAVAFEGVRFRFPETPPDTPDVLRGVDLAIRPGETIALVGPTGSGKTAMASLVPRLYDVTGGRIALDGVDVRDLPVERLRRIVAVAFEEPVLFSMSVRENVLLGFPEGTDDDVRRALAVAQAEFVDDLPWGLDTRVGEEGLDLSGGQRQRLALARAVVARPAVLVLDDPLSALDVHTESQVEKALRTVLATTTALVVAHRPSTVQLADRVALLANGRIEAVGTHDQLLQRSAAYRRLMAADTSRFRRAPAPAHARAEEAV; this is encoded by the coding sequence ATGGCCGACCCCACACCCGTGACGTCGTCCCGGTCCACAAGACCCGCCCCGTCGACCGTCGCGACCCTCCTCCGGCTGCGCCCGTTCGTCCGCCCGGCCCGCCGGCGGCTGATCGGCGCCGCGCTCACCGCCCTGGCGGCCACGTGCAGCGGCCTGACGATCCCGCTCCTCGTCGCGCGGGTCGTCGACGGCCCGGTGGCCGACCACGACACCGCCGCGCTGTGGCCGTGGGTGGCGCTGCTCGCCCTGCTCGGGGCGATGGAGGTGTTCTTCTTCTGGGCCCGCCGCGCGCTGACCGCGCGTGCGCTGCCGCGCGTCGAGGAGACGATGCGGAACACGCTGTACGAGCACCTCCAGACCCGCCCGGTGGCCTTCCACGACACGTGGCAGTCCGGCCAGTTGCTGTCGCGCGCGACCCGCGACCTCAACGAGCTGCGGTCGTTCCTGTCGTTCATCGTCGTGTTCCTGTTCGTGAACTCCGCGACGTTCCTGGTGGGTTCGGTGATGCTGGTCATCCTGCACCCGCTGCTCGGCCTCGTGGTGACCGCGATCGCCGTCCCCGTCGTCGCCTTCAGTGTGGTCTTCGAACGGCGCTACCGCGTCGTGGCCCGCCGCGCCCAGGACCAGGCGGGCGACGTGGCCACCGTCATGGAGGAGTCGGTCCTCGGCATCCGCGTGCTGAAGGCGTTCGGCCGGCATCGCGCGATGGACCGCCGATTCCACACGCTCACCGGCGAGTTGCGTGCGACCGAGCTGCGCAAGGCCCGCATGGTCGGGATCGTCTGGGCGTTCCTCATCGCGGTCCCGGAGATCGCGGTGGCCGTCGCGTTGCTGCTCGGCGTCGGCGAGGTCGCGGACGGCGCGATGACGTCCGGCGAACTCGTCGCGTTCTTCGCGATCGTCATGTACCTGCGCTGGCCCGTCGAATCGCTCGGCTGGCTCCTCGCCGCGTCGACGGACGCCGCGGCAGCCGCGGGCCGCTACTTCGAGGTCCTGGACGCCGACGGCGAACTCCCCGAGAGGGACCGCCCGATCGACCCGGTCCGCGTCGCCGGGGCGGTGGCGTTCGAGGGCGTCCGCTTCCGCTTCCCCGAGACCCCGCCCGACACCCCCGATGTCCTGCGCGGCGTCGACCTCGCGATCCGGCCGGGCGAGACGATCGCCCTGGTCGGCCCGACGGGATCGGGAAAGACGGCGATGGCGTCGCTGGTGCCGCGCCTGTACGACGTGACGGGCGGGCGGATCGCCCTCGACGGCGTCGACGTGCGCGACCTGCCCGTCGAACGCCTGCGCCGCATCGTGGCGGTCGCGTTCGAGGAGCCGGTGCTGTTCTCCATGAGCGTCCGCGAGAACGTCCTGCTGGGCTTCCCCGAGGGCACCGACGACGACGTACGGCGCGCACTCGCCGTCGCGCAGGCCGAGTTCGTCGACGACCTCCCGTGGGGGCTGGACACCCGGGTCGGCGAGGAGGGCCTGGATCTGTCCGGCGGTCAGCGGCAACGCCTCGCGCTGGCCCGCGCGGTCGTCGCCCGCCCGGCCGTCCTGGTGCTCGACGACCCGCTGTCGGCACTCGACGTGCACACCGAGTCCCAGGTGGAGAAGGCCCTGCGCACGGTCCTGGCGACCACGACCGCGCTGGTCGTGGCACACCGTCCGAGCACGGTCCAACTCGCCGACCGGGTGGCCCTGTTGGCGAACGGCCGCATCGAAGCCGTGGGCACCCACGACCAGTTGCTGCAACGCAGCGCCGCCTACCGGCGGTTGATGGCCGCGGACACCTCCCGGTTCCGACGCGCGCCCGCTCCGGCGCACGCGCGCGCCGAGGAGGCGGTGTGA